The proteins below are encoded in one region of Oryzias melastigma strain HK-1 linkage group LG9, ASM292280v2, whole genome shotgun sequence:
- the bmp10 gene encoding bone morphogenetic protein 10, whose amino-acid sequence MQTKRLSSFLLHDLTHPPPQRAYTRLLQIVSPMASISGSELGTICTSKIVFLLICLLLLQAPLRGQSGPISRTHQRIRPAPGLGDGHGGVVDPSILEQENNADMQNLLRSLKEQFLRTFNLSGMGPPALPPGSTREEPPEYMMELYNRFANDHSAMPTANIIRSFKNEDSSPSMVGVGGVRRHPLLFNVSVPHHEHITAAELRLYTLVQTDRHLYAGVDRKVTIYEVESQDWTENMTDGKAARRDAFGLVQERTERVELVELASRQVYGTDNGWEAFDLTAAVQGWRKSESGTTHRLEVHISSIADSENDKDVRNSKDASAPEGDMKIDNSPEEKHKPLLIVFSDDQSRDHREDKRELNEMINHETSNVVEQSDDLWGGLDRDENEEATDEEDLIQRRSNLIYDTASRIRRNAKGNHCKKQSLYVEFKDIGWDSWILAPPGYDAFECAGVCSYPLTKHLTPTKHAIVQTLVSINSPQRAARACCVPTKLDPISLLYLDETGVVTYKYKYEGMVVAECGCR is encoded by the exons ATGCAAACAAAACGTCTGTCTTCCTTCTTGTTGCATGATCTCACCCATCCACCACCCCAGAGGGCATACACTAGACTGCTGCAGATTGTTTCTCCCATGGCGAGCATTTCGGGCTCTGAACTGGGAACCATTTGCACCTCCAAGATTGTGTTCCTGCTGATTTGCCTCCTGTTGCTCCAGGCGCCTCTCCGTGGACAAAGCGGCCCCATTTCGCGGACTCATCAGAGGATTCGTCCTGCTCCAGGGCTGGGGGACGGGCATGGAGGGGTGGTGGACCCGTCCATTTTGGAGCAGGAAAACAACGCTGACATGCAAAACCTGCTGAGGAGCTTGAAGGAACAGTTTCTGCGCACTTTCAACCTGTCGGGTATGGGCCCCCCGGCCTTGCCTCCAGGGAGTACGAGAGAAGAACCCCCTGAATACATGATGGAACTTTATAACCGCTTCGCTAATGACCACAGTGCCATGCCCACCGCCAACATCATCCGCAGCTTCAAGAATGAAG ATTCAAGCCCAAGCATGGTGGGTGTTGGGGGAGTGAGGCGCCACCCACTCCTTTTCAATGTGTCAGTCCCCCATCACGAGCACATAACAGCGGCGGAACTTCGCCTCTACACTCTTGTCCAGACTGACCGCCACCTTTATGCCGGTGTTGACCGAAAGGTCACCATCTACGAGGTGGAGTCGCAGGACTGGACGGAGAACATGACCGACGGGAAGGCGGCGCGAAGAGATGCGTTCGGACTGGTGCAGGAGCGGACAGAGCGGGTGGAGCTGGTGGAGCTAGCTTCCCGACAGGTCTATGGGACGGATAACGGCTGGGAGGCCTTCGACCTGACTGCTGCCGTTCAGGGTTGGCGCAAGTCTGAAAGTGGCACCACACACCGGTTGGAGGTGCACATTTCCAGCATAGCTGACAGTGAGAACGATAAAGATGTGAGGAACAGCAAGGATGCGAGTGCACCTGAAGGAGACATGAAGATTGACAATAGTCCCGAGGAAAAACACAAGCCCTTGTTGATTGTTTTCTCCGATGACCAAAGCAGGGATCATCGAGAAGATAAACGTGAACTGAACGAGATGATAAACCACGAGACTTCCAATGTGGTCGAGCAGAGCGATGACCTATGGGGAGGTCTGGATAGAGACGAGAATGAGGAAGCTACAGACGAGGAAGACCTGATACAGAGGCGCTCAAACCTGATATATGACACTGCATCCCGCATTCGCAGGAACGCCAAAGGAAACCACTGCAAGAAACAGTCTCTGTATGTGGAGTTCAAGGACATTGGCTGGGACAGTTGGATTCTGGCTCCTCCCGGCTACGATGCCTTTGAGTGTGCAGGTGTTTGCTCATACCCACTGACAAAGCATCTCACCCCCACAAAGCACGCCATCGTTCAGACACTGGTCAGCATTAACAGTCCTCAGAGGGCAGCGCGAGCATGCTGCGTGCCCACCAAGCTGGACCCCATCT